In a single window of the Deinococcota bacterium genome:
- a CDS encoding ribbon-helix-helix domain-containing protein, protein MKRTTVYLEESMDLDLGCLAKQQERSKAELIREALEQYLKKHEGARTLARSIGMGRSGMPDLAERAEELYGKLLEEEFEEIMADWQARQNEPQP, encoded by the coding sequence ATGAAGCGGACGACGGTGTATCTCGAGGAAAGTATGGACTTGGATTTAGGCTGTCTTGCAAAGCAACAAGAGCGCTCGAAAGCCGAGTTGATTCGCGAGGCGCTCGAACAGTATCTTAAAAAACATGAAGGTGCCCGTACGCTGGCACGTTCGATCGGGATGGGGCGGAGCGGCATGCCGGATCTTGCCGAGCGCGCCGAGGAACTTTATGGCAAACTCCTCGAGGAAGAATTTGAGGAAATCATGGCAGATTGGCAGGCACGCCAAAACGAGCCGCAGCCTTGA
- a CDS encoding PIN domain-containing protein: MLLDADHARHEDARALAQQESIIVPSSVLPEVDFMATKGLGAKTAHAFLEDVIAGAYDFVQVEMTDMVRASAIMNQYGDARIGFVDATLLALAERFKIRRVLTLDRRHFAMFRPKGLDYLELLP; encoded by the coding sequence ATGCTGCTCGATGCTGATCACGCAAGACACGAGGACGCGCGTGCACTTGCGCAGCAGGAGAGCATTATCGTTCCAAGTTCGGTTCTGCCCGAAGTTGACTTTATGGCGACCAAAGGACTTGGCGCCAAGACCGCTCACGCCTTTCTCGAGGATGTTATTGCCGGCGCTTACGACTTTGTGCAGGTCGAGATGACCGACATGGTGCGAGCAAGCGCGATCATGAACCAGTACGGCGACGCCCGTATAGGTTTTGTGGACGCCACCCTGCTTGCGCTCGCCGAGCGCTTTAAAATAAGGCGCGTCCTCACGCTCGACCGCCGTCACTTCGCCATGTTCCGCCCCAAGGGCCTCGACTACCTCGAGCTGCTGCCGTGA